A genomic segment from Oncorhynchus keta strain PuntledgeMale-10-30-2019 chromosome 9, Oket_V2, whole genome shotgun sequence encodes:
- the depdc5 gene encoding GATOR complex protein DEPDC5 isoform X6, with translation MKNKTYKLVVHKKGFGGSDDELVVNPKVFPQVSLGDIIEIAHPTDEYSPLLLQVKSLKEDLQKETISVDQTVAQAFKLRAYQDVVVNIVDPKDVTLDLVELTFKDQYIGRGDMWRLKKSLVSTCAYVTQKVEFAGIRAQASELWVKGEKVTCGYISEDTRVVFRSTSAMVYIFIQMSCEMWDFDIYGDLYFEKAVSGFLSDLFAKWKERYCSHEVTVVLFSRTFYNAKTLEEFPEILRGSIRQDHEGRFYEDFYRVVAQTERRDEWTSLLVTIKKLFIQYPVLVRLKEAVGFPSGHNSTAAQGNYLEAINLSFNVFDKHYINRNFDRTGQMSVVITPGVGVFEVDRLLMILTKQRMIDNGIGVDLVCMGEQPLHAVPLFKLHNRTVPGDSRLGDDYNLPHWINHSFYTSKSQNSCSCFTPRIKLAGRKLHAEKFKNNKEHTLGAPKDENSLPIQVDYDAHDAQVFRLPGPSRAQRSTNFRVVREREVSGRRSWGSADVSGVLGGGVSPPVRSCGPDEQRSLASDDSLGRVSNILLIPRLPPAQYGEVSSSLGYTSTRELLEKMMESQRDSSAPGRFTVGSAESTLHVRPGGYTPQRALINPFAPSRMPMKLTSNRRRWMHTFPVGPSGEAIQIHHQTRQNMAELQGSEQRDPAHTSAELLELAYHEATGRRTASERRQAGENGLYSSGGMEEYTHGSPASSNSTGTPVNRGSSLEDFSSGSPDPNPAERLH, from the exons ATGAAGAATAAAACATACAAACTTGTGGTGCACAAGAAAGGCTTTGGAGGCAGTG ATGATGAGCTTGTGGTGAACCCCAAGGTGTTCCCTCAAGTTTCCCTTGGGGACATAATTGAGATTGCACACCCCACAGATGAATACAG CCCTCTCTTGCTGCAGGTGAAGAGTCTCAAAGAAGACCTCCAGAAAG AGACAATCAGTGTGGACCAGACTGTGGCGCAAGCCTTCAAACTCCGGGCATACCAGGATGTCGTTGTAAACATTGTGGATCCAAAG GATGTAACTCTGGACCTCGTAGAGCTCACGTTCAAAGACCAATACATTGGAAGGGGAGACATGTGGCGACTGAAGAAGAGTCTG GTGAGTACCTGCGCTTATGTGACTCAGAAAGTGGAATTTGCAGGGATCAG AGCCCAGGCCAGTGAGTTATgggtgaaaggagagaaggtCACCTGTGGCTACATCAGTGAAGACACCAGG GTGGTGTTCAGGTCGACCTCTGCCATGGTGTACATCTTCATCCAGATGAGCTGTGAAATGTGGGACTTTGATATCTACG GGGATCTCTACTTTGAGAAAGCAGTCAGTGGTTTTTTGTCTGATCTTTTTGCCAAATGGAAG GAGAGGTATTGCAGCCATGAAGTGACAGTGGTGCTTTTCTCACGTACTTTCTACAACGCTAAAACCTTGG AGGAGTTTCCTGAGATATTGAGAGGTTCCATCAGACAGGACCACGAGGGCCGTTTCTATGAAGATTTCTATAG GGTAGTGGCTCAGACTGAGAGACGTGATGAGTGGACCTCTCTGCTGGTCACCATCAAGAAGCTCTTCATCCAGTATCCTGTCTTGGTGCGGCTAAAAGAAGCGG TTGGTTTCCCCTCCGGCCATAACTCTACTGCTGCTCAGGGGAATTACCTTGAGGCCATTAACCTGTCTTTCAACG TCTTTGACAAGCACTACATCAACCGCAACTTTGACCGCACCGGTCAGATGTCTGTGGTCATCACCCCGGGGGTGGGCGTGTTTGAAGTGGACCGACTTCTCATGATCCTAACCAAGCAGCGCATGATTGACAATG GTATCGGTGTAGACTTGGTGTGTATGGGAGAGCAGCCACTTCATGCAGTGCCTCTATTTAAG CTGCACAACAGGACAGTGCCTGGAGACTCACGACTGGGTGATGACTACAACCTGCCCCACTGGATCAACCACAG CTTTTACACATCCAAAAGCCAGAACTCCTGCAGCTGCTTCACTCCTCGCATCAAGCTGGCAGGACGCAAG CTCCATGCAGAAAAATTCAAGAACAACAAAGAGCACA CTCTTGGGGCTCCGAAGGACGAGAACAGCCTTCCCATCCAGGTGGACTACGATGCCCATGATGCACAGGTGTTCAGACTCCCCGGGCCGTCCCGAGCCCAGAGGAGCACCAACTTCAG GGTGGTCCGAGAGAGGGAAGTGAGTGgaaggagaagctgggggtcTGCGGATGTGAGTGGGGTTCTAGGGGGCGGTGTGTCCCCCCCTGTCCGCTCTTGTGGGCCTGACGAGCAGCGGAGCCTGGCCTCTGATGACAGCCTGGGCAGGGTGTCCAACATCCTGCTGATCCCCCGTCTGCCCCCAGCCCAGTACGGAGAGGTCAGCAGCTCCCTGGGCTACACCAGCACCAGAG agttgTTGGAGAAGATGATGGAATCTCAGCGGGACTCCAGTGCTCCAGGGAGGTTCACGGTGGGGAGTGCTGAGTCCACCCTCCATGTGCGCCCAGGGGGCTACACCCCTCAGAGGGCCCTCATTAACCCCTTTGCCCCCTCACGCATGCCCATGAAGCTCACCTCCAACCGCAGGCGCTGGATGCACACCTTCCCTGTGG GTCCGTCAGGAGAGGCCATCCAGATCcaccaccagaccagacagaaCATGGCTGAATTGCAGGGCAGCGAGCAGAGAGACCCCGCCCACACCTCCGCCGAGCTCCTGGAACTGGCCTATCACGAGGCCACTGGCAG ACGGACAGCCTCAGAGAGACGACAGGCAGGAGAAAATGGGCTGTACTCCAgcggagggatggaggagtaTACTCATGGCAGCCCAGCCAGCAGCAACagcactg GAACACCGGTAAACCGTGGCTCCTCCTTGGAGGACTTTTCCTCTGGCAGTCCGGATCCAA ACCCTGCAGAACGACTACACTGA
- the depdc5 gene encoding GATOR complex protein DEPDC5 isoform X5, whose translation MKNKTYKLVVHKKGFGGSDDELVVNPKVFPQVSLGDIIEIAHPTDEYSPLLLQVKSLKEDLQKETISVDQTVAQAFKLRAYQDVVVNIVDPKDVTLDLVELTFKDQYIGRGDMWRLKKSLVSTCAYVTQKVEFAGIRAQASELWVKGEKVTCGYISEDTRVVFRSTSAMVYIFIQMSCEMWDFDIYGDLYFEKAVSGFLSDLFAKWKERYCSHEVTVVLFSRTFYNAKTLEEFPEILRGSIRQDHEGRFYEDFYRVVAQTERRDEWTSLLVTIKKLFIQYPVLVRLKEAVGFPSGHNSTAAQGNYLEAINLSFNVFDKHYINRNFDRTGQMSVVITPGVGVFEVDRLLMILTKQRMIDNGIGVDLVCMGEQPLHAVPLFKLHNRTVPGDSRLGDDYNLPHWINHSFYTSKSQNSCSCFTPRIKLAGRKLHAEKFKNNKEHTLGAPKDENSLPIQVDYDAHDAQVFRLPGPSRAQRSTNFRVVREREVSGRRSWGSADVSGVLGGGVSPPVRSCGPDEQRSLASDDSLGRVSNILLIPRLPPAQYGEVSSSLGYTSTRELLEKMMESQRDSSAPGRFTVGSAESTLHVRPGGYTPQRALINPFAPSRMPMKLTSNRRRWMHTFPVGPSGEAIQIHHQTRQNMAELQGSEQRDPAHTSAELLELAYHEATGRRTASERRQAGENGLYSSGGMEEYTHGSPASSNSTGTPVNRGSSLEDFSSGSPDPNCQVDCHRASISCMC comes from the exons ATGAAGAATAAAACATACAAACTTGTGGTGCACAAGAAAGGCTTTGGAGGCAGTG ATGATGAGCTTGTGGTGAACCCCAAGGTGTTCCCTCAAGTTTCCCTTGGGGACATAATTGAGATTGCACACCCCACAGATGAATACAG CCCTCTCTTGCTGCAGGTGAAGAGTCTCAAAGAAGACCTCCAGAAAG AGACAATCAGTGTGGACCAGACTGTGGCGCAAGCCTTCAAACTCCGGGCATACCAGGATGTCGTTGTAAACATTGTGGATCCAAAG GATGTAACTCTGGACCTCGTAGAGCTCACGTTCAAAGACCAATACATTGGAAGGGGAGACATGTGGCGACTGAAGAAGAGTCTG GTGAGTACCTGCGCTTATGTGACTCAGAAAGTGGAATTTGCAGGGATCAG AGCCCAGGCCAGTGAGTTATgggtgaaaggagagaaggtCACCTGTGGCTACATCAGTGAAGACACCAGG GTGGTGTTCAGGTCGACCTCTGCCATGGTGTACATCTTCATCCAGATGAGCTGTGAAATGTGGGACTTTGATATCTACG GGGATCTCTACTTTGAGAAAGCAGTCAGTGGTTTTTTGTCTGATCTTTTTGCCAAATGGAAG GAGAGGTATTGCAGCCATGAAGTGACAGTGGTGCTTTTCTCACGTACTTTCTACAACGCTAAAACCTTGG AGGAGTTTCCTGAGATATTGAGAGGTTCCATCAGACAGGACCACGAGGGCCGTTTCTATGAAGATTTCTATAG GGTAGTGGCTCAGACTGAGAGACGTGATGAGTGGACCTCTCTGCTGGTCACCATCAAGAAGCTCTTCATCCAGTATCCTGTCTTGGTGCGGCTAAAAGAAGCGG TTGGTTTCCCCTCCGGCCATAACTCTACTGCTGCTCAGGGGAATTACCTTGAGGCCATTAACCTGTCTTTCAACG TCTTTGACAAGCACTACATCAACCGCAACTTTGACCGCACCGGTCAGATGTCTGTGGTCATCACCCCGGGGGTGGGCGTGTTTGAAGTGGACCGACTTCTCATGATCCTAACCAAGCAGCGCATGATTGACAATG GTATCGGTGTAGACTTGGTGTGTATGGGAGAGCAGCCACTTCATGCAGTGCCTCTATTTAAG CTGCACAACAGGACAGTGCCTGGAGACTCACGACTGGGTGATGACTACAACCTGCCCCACTGGATCAACCACAG CTTTTACACATCCAAAAGCCAGAACTCCTGCAGCTGCTTCACTCCTCGCATCAAGCTGGCAGGACGCAAG CTCCATGCAGAAAAATTCAAGAACAACAAAGAGCACA CTCTTGGGGCTCCGAAGGACGAGAACAGCCTTCCCATCCAGGTGGACTACGATGCCCATGATGCACAGGTGTTCAGACTCCCCGGGCCGTCCCGAGCCCAGAGGAGCACCAACTTCAG GGTGGTCCGAGAGAGGGAAGTGAGTGgaaggagaagctgggggtcTGCGGATGTGAGTGGGGTTCTAGGGGGCGGTGTGTCCCCCCCTGTCCGCTCTTGTGGGCCTGACGAGCAGCGGAGCCTGGCCTCTGATGACAGCCTGGGCAGGGTGTCCAACATCCTGCTGATCCCCCGTCTGCCCCCAGCCCAGTACGGAGAGGTCAGCAGCTCCCTGGGCTACACCAGCACCAGAG agttgTTGGAGAAGATGATGGAATCTCAGCGGGACTCCAGTGCTCCAGGGAGGTTCACGGTGGGGAGTGCTGAGTCCACCCTCCATGTGCGCCCAGGGGGCTACACCCCTCAGAGGGCCCTCATTAACCCCTTTGCCCCCTCACGCATGCCCATGAAGCTCACCTCCAACCGCAGGCGCTGGATGCACACCTTCCCTGTGG GTCCGTCAGGAGAGGCCATCCAGATCcaccaccagaccagacagaaCATGGCTGAATTGCAGGGCAGCGAGCAGAGAGACCCCGCCCACACCTCCGCCGAGCTCCTGGAACTGGCCTATCACGAGGCCACTGGCAG ACGGACAGCCTCAGAGAGACGACAGGCAGGAGAAAATGGGCTGTACTCCAgcggagggatggaggagtaTACTCATGGCAGCCCAGCCAGCAGCAACagcactg GAACACCGGTAAACCGTGGCTCCTCCTTGGAGGACTTTTCCTCTGGCAGTCCGGATCCAA ATTGCCAGGTCGATTGTCACAGAGCCTCAATCTCCTGCATGTGTTGA
- the rab36 gene encoding ras-related protein Rab-36 has translation MQEMRNGMMHFPPPVSRDRVISKFPKCYTPQACLQIKEDWDAQAKAACKERTDRHQGWDRLKMSKAVVVGDLNVGKTCLINRFCKDVFDRDYKATIGVDFEIERFELSGAPFSLQIWDTAGQEKFKCIASAYYRGAQVIITVFDMADIKSLEHSWQWLDEAMRENEPGSCSVFLVGTKSDLLAPEERQRTERDAIKIATKMKAEFWSVSAKTGENVQGFFFRVASLAFEDSVLKDTEKGITSTRIGGGDSIKSDRANLEEPQSRAVNTNCC, from the exons ATGCAGGAGATGAGGAACGGGATGATGCACTTCCCACCACCTGTGAGCAGAGACCGGGTCATATCCAAGTTCCCAAAG TGTTATACTCCACAGGCCTGTCTGCAGATTAAGGAGGATTGGGATGCCCAGGCCAAGGCTGCCTGCAAAGAAAGAACTGACAGGCATCAGGG ATGGGACAGACTGAAGATGTCCAAAGCAGTGGTTGTTGGTGACCTTAATGTGGGCAAGACCTGCCTAATAAACCG GTTCTGCAAAGATGTATTTGACAGAGACTACAAGGCTACCATAGGAGTCGACTTTGAGATTGAGAGGTTTGAGCTCTCAGGAGCTCCATTCTCCCTTCAGAT CTGGGACACAGCTGGCCAGGAAAAATTCAAATGCATCGCTTCAGCATACTACAGAGGAGCTCAGG TGATAATCACAGTATTTGACATGGCAGACATTAAGAGCTTGGAGCACTCATG GCAGTGGTTAGATGAGGCCATGAGGGAGAATGAACCTGGCTCCTGTTCTGTTTTCCTGGTCGGAACCAAGAGTGACCTACTT GCTCCAGAGGAGCGCCAGAGGACTGAGAGAGACGCCATCAAGATAGCAACTAAAATGAAAGCTGAGTTTTGGTCTGTTTCGGCCAAGACAG GGGAGAACGTGCAGGGGTTCTTCTTCCGGGTGGCATCTCTGGCCTTTGAAGACTCTGTACTGAAGGACACGGAGAAAGGAATCACCTCCACTCgaataggaggaggagacagcatTA AATCTGACAGAGCCAACCTGGAAGAGCCCCAGTCCAGAGCAGTGAATACGAATTGCTGctga